One Hevea brasiliensis isolate MT/VB/25A 57/8 chromosome 6, ASM3005281v1, whole genome shotgun sequence genomic window, tatatataaatattataaaaaatctaTTTACGGCTTTTTTTGggtcaaaaataaaaaaacatatGCATAAGAATTAGTGATAGGATTAATTTGCTATTAAAATTATAGCAATTAGTTACCATTAATTaccatataaaaatttttaaaaaaaattataattatagttGACTCGGTCACATCTAACCAGTCCCCCTCTAGTACGAGTAATTACTTTCTCCTCTACTACTAGGAAAATTCTTAGCTGTCgtgtaagaaaatgaaataaaaagcgcGTTGATTAAGCCTTCACCCTTCATGACTCCATCCATGTTCCCAAGTCTTCACCTGCGcaattttcagaaattttctttaaaattttccttaTATATATGCATGCAAAAGCAAGAAAGATAAATATGCATATTCAATAGCTAAGATTTTAGCCACTTTCATTCCACAGAAATGGAGACATTGCCCAGTTCAATTGGCCACCCAGCTCATGTGCACCCACTTACCCTCATCCCCTCCCCAGCTTACCCTAGTGGTGCTTTCACATGTAATGGCTGCGGTGGCGTCGGCCGTGACTCTTGCTACCGCTGCAATCATTGTAACTACGATTTACACACTGCTTGTGCTGCTGCTCAAAACCCACCTTCACTTACTCACCATTCTCACCCTCATCACCAACTTCACCTCACCTTTCTGCCTCCTTACCCATCTAAAGCCTTTTCTTGCAATATTTGCCAAAATATCGGTCGCCATTGGTCCTACCACTGTGGTCTCTGTAACTTTGATGCACACGTGGACTGTGCAAAATTGGGTCATCAGCATTACAACTCTTCACCACAAGCCAATTCTCAATTCCAGCAGTATGGGAATAGAGTCAACAGTCCACATGGTGGTGGCCTTGGGCCCCCTATGATATATGATGTGGCTCATGGGTTTGCTTATGGGGTTGGCCAACAGGCTGGTCAGAATTTTGTGAATGGCATCTATCATCCTGATCCAAatcatggtggtggtggtgattttCCTTCTTCCTCATCCGATCAATCTTCATTTTTGGATAATATATTTGACTGACAAAATTAGATCATTTGATGCTTGGTTAATTTAGAAACTGAAATACTCTTATCAATTAATACACAAGTGTTTTCCAATAAATTTTAGTTCAGTTATATAGAAATGAAATCACCTCAAGAAATGAGAGATTTAGAGTTGAAATTCTAATATACATATTATAGCTCAGATCAGAGTATTTCAATCTTGTTGATTTTCTAATGAGTTTAGCTCAGATCATTTAattttgaactacatatcaattttagtaatttatctttttgtttttagataaatttatcaatttactatataaaaaaaattgaataaaagtTAGATCAATTTATGAATTGGTTTagttcaaaataatttttttttaaaattaatttttaaaaattaatttaatttttaaacaaaatttgagtcatttatattaatttaaattgatCAAATTCAAGTTGAatccaaattaattttaaattttgggaaTCATTCGGTGataaacaaattaaaaattacattagGCCAAacgaattttaattaaattgacaaatCAAATAAATGTATCGTCAAATGAATTTGAATTACTttgtagttttattaaaataatgtaAAAACAAAAGAATTTATTAAAGTAATGTGAAAATTaaacattttattaaaataatgttGAATACAAGAAAACGTAACTTAGCACTTTAAACAACTACCATCGAGTGTGATAGTCTGGTGATTAACTTAGTATGATAATTTTGTTTCACCTCAGATCAACTCTCCGTAATAACACAATGACTAAATATTATCGCTGTTTAGGAGTGCAATGGGAAGCGGCGACGAATTATCCAATAGTTTGTTGGTGTCACTTCGGGTTTGGTGGTAGGGGTCACGACCCAAATTCTAGGTATGACCGGCACTAGGATTTAGGTCAGCATAAGGCCTCCAAAGtccgtagtaagtctaactattctcTAGCCCAACCTTAAAGCCTATATCCAAGCccattttcaagaaatcaatcgAACAGAGTCTGGCCATGACCTAGACCATCCAACGAGGAGTTTTCAACTCACCCGATCTGTAATCACAAAATATGCAAATTTGGAAAGCTCAACTCACATTTACAATCCTCAATCAATCAATGAAGTctaataggagctcagctccctcatccattaTATATGTTCATCCCATTCAACCATACATAgataatattaagtttacaatCTCAATTAATAATCGTTTATagccccaaattaataaaatatttttagcacTTACGGAGTTCTAaagtttaaatcaataacataacatAAATATAGATACAACGACTAGTAGACCTACGAGGAATAAAGCAAGtatataacatcctcactttagctagtccatacggtctactgttccggtgaccaatgccaTCCCttttttttggcagccatggttagggtttgatggtgttgaatttaatgaagtttaaaagggtattagggctgcccacaatatgtatttgctaagtagattgatgaaataaagtgaaaatgcatgagtttgaaattgttgagttagggtttgggttgaaaaatgagactttgatcttgtgatgatggaagtaggttttaatggtcaattagtgaccatttggtttggtttgaaccagaaatgaagtgaattgggttgtgggatttgaggttggagtggctgccttgtgtaacctgcaggtttggctgagagtccagcctgtttggacagccataacttgaattgtagaggttcaattggtgtttggccaattgtacatgaaactagacacataatgacacaactttgatgaagaaaccatgcccagaaaaccaaaccaacttgaccaaaagcttgccctaatccgggtgacctgcactctgcctgggcaaaatgaccaaatgaacagtgtttggtcatttagccataactcaatgtagaaaggtccaattgacctgaaattttaccagcaataaggtgacatatagaccaacaactttcatgaagaaacctgacccaaattatgaccataacctagtcaaattgccaaccaaacttgagctaccaaatctggcagaaccagttttgcccagaaatttggaatctgtccaatccggccagttatggtgtttaggccataacttgagctacaaaactccaaatggagtgattcaaaaaaagaaactcatctagacaaaataaggaacaactttcatgttgatcacttttccaaatttccactgcaaagatgactaatggaacagtaaaatcaaagcatgaaaactgaaaattttgtctaattatcattaagcttagaaatggtattggcaaccaataccaacaagttttaaatgcaaaatgtagtctattgatgatatttaaactaatttacctattatcaatgcaaaagtcaacattttggttgactagtgaaatgaatagtagtcataaaaagttcaatttcaaagaatttcacaaattaaaagtgctaaatgccctagtaggcctaatgtgattgggttggataggttggcatgccaatagggttctgttagcagtactgcatatggcttcatgccattctgtatttcatggcttcccatgccattctgtaacataatagcctttggctatgatattgagttattatacttgggtttaatccccgataattattacagcttattagtcgctACATTGCacaaggagacacaatgtgaccaatggtgtgatggtccgaggtacttagtacccagtgccagtttacccgtttgtccagtccagttgactaaattaggttactcgggcaatgttaataaatcttacgaaacttaaatcgaataacactgcaataaatatcagaaactaagtctactcagaaatgtaaatatac contains:
- the LOC110654101 gene encoding protein VACUOLELESS GAMETOPHYTES gives rise to the protein METLPSSIGHPAHVHPLTLIPSPAYPSGAFTCNGCGGVGRDSCYRCNHCNYDLHTACAAAQNPPSLTHHSHPHHQLHLTFLPPYPSKAFSCNICQNIGRHWSYHCGLCNFDAHVDCAKLGHQHYNSSPQANSQFQQYGNRVNSPHGGGLGPPMIYDVAHGFAYGVGQQAGQNFVNGIYHPDPNHGGGGDFPSSSSDQSSFLDNIFD